The genomic DNA TGCATTTCATCTGGTTTAGCATCTCTGTTCAACACAGGACTGTCAGTCTTGCCTGCCTTTAAGTTTTGCAATCACTTGTTGTAGGAGatgagcttttctttcagttcctgCATATGGGCCTCTTGCAAAGGTGGTCTTGGGCTTTgctcttttcctgctgtcttttaGGGCATGGTATCTGCCAGCATCAAGTCagttcctttccattttctcactCCTGTTTAACTGGAGCACTCGGGTTGTCATGGCCTTGATTTACTGTTTGCTTGGGAATGTGGAGTTATCAGTGCATCATACTACCTATGGAGGTGGATAGATGTACATTTTGGGCACAGCTTGTTAATCTCTGAAGTGAAGCAGAAAGCTGATGAAACTACTGTGTTTGTTTCCAAAAACCAAAGCCCAACCAAGTAAACAACCTCACTGCTTCAAACCCCTCCTCCTCCTAATATGTGTTACAGAAAAACAGTCCTTACTGGGTGTCCTGAAAATAATTGATGGAGATGTACTTTCGGGCCATGCTTTTTTCTAGGGATTTTTTTAACCCCACTTTAACCAGGTATTCTTTTAATAGTCCTGTTGGCTTTATTTAGCTGAATGGATTTCTTCCCTCTAAGTCACTGGAAAAGAATGTACTTGCAAAACCTCTGTAAGTGTTCAGAAAGCAAGGTGTAAAAGCATATAAATACTGTTTGCACTTTGTATCTTGGGAACTAACATCTGTCTGTTTCTTCAGGTGCTTCGCCAGTTTGTAAGACATGAGTCTGATTCAGTTGGCTCATTGGTACTTGAAAGATGTAAGTAGCTCCTGAGATGAAATTTAGCTGTTACTCTTCATGGTTTTTATCTCAGTTTTACAATGGCTGAAATATGCCAGGAGAAAAACAGATAGAAATGGCAGCTCCTGAATGCAGTGACTAAAAACGTGTCGTTTCAAACAAACAGATTCTTAAGTAGCTTCCCGCCTGGTCTTTGTCAAGTCAAGCAGCCtttgagggggaaaagaaaaatgccctGACACGGAGTATGACCTGTAAAAGGCAGGTAGTTGTGCTTTATTAGTGGCAGTGAACCGGGTACTCTGTTGTCATGTTTTCTAGTACCTCCTCAGTCTCCCACGTGCCTGGGGGATTTGTTtggatgctgctgccccagcGTGATTTGCTCCAGGTGTACACTTCAGACTTTACCATTCAGTTCACGTGCGCATTGTGCAAGAGCAATGCTTCCCTGAACTCCTTCAGTTGGTCCTTGAACAAGGAGAAGTAATAAATTGTGTCCACCCAGTCCTGGTACCTGTGTAAAAACTAGTGACCCTCTGATTCAGAGGATGGGGTATAATAATGCAGCATTGTTGTTTTAAAGGTACtgttttaagaacaaaacaatgCAATGGTATGGTTTtctcttaatgaaaaaaagtcaagatAAGTAAATGCAAAATAGTCTAAATGACATACGGATGTGTCTGTGAAAAAGATGACAAAGGAACAGGAAGAATAAGAACTTTCTAAATGAGCTCATTTAGCAGTGATAACGATAGTACAGGCATAGTCAACTGTCAGCAGGGCCTGAAGAAGCCAAAAATCACAAGAGCTTGAAAAATGGTTGGAAGTACAGAAAGTCATTGTTCTGGCCCTTGTCAAAAGCTTCTGAATTACAACTTGCCATGATTAAAAGCGTCATAATTCACCTGTATATGAATTTACTCTCTCACATTTCAGCCATGAATCGTGTTCAGTTGCTTGGCCGGGTTGGACAGGACCCTATCATGAGgcaagtggaaggaaaaaatcccGTTACCATATTTTCTCTTGCAACCAATGAAATATGGCGAACATCGGAAAGTGAGGTAACCCAGGGAGGTGAGTCTGCAATGAGTGATGTGCTCCCGCCGTTTCAAGGTCATGTTTGCATATTCATCAGCACCATGTTTTGTCTTCAGGCTGCTGTGTAAATCTCTTGGGTGCAGAGAAGTTCCTTTGAGGTCAGGAcagatgctgctgcatttgTGTGTTGCTTACTGATCCCCAGCAGCATATACTGAATAGACATCTGCATGTCGACCTTCCtctggaggagaggaaagagtaTGGAGTCAGCTGTTTTTCACTGTTGGGGTTGCCAGAGGTGTAGCAAGTTCCATGCTCTTATTTGTATTCcaagaggagaagaaaaatgaatgataCAGATGTCTCTTCTTCTCTAACTTTTGTTCAATGTGGAatgtgaggggggaaaaaaaatgtatgagcTCTGGCTTCCAGGAAAACATCTCTTGGTTTGAACTGTGCTTTTGTGCAATAGTTGCATTTGAACACAGATGGGTGGAACACTGAGTTCTACTGGTACGGAGCAGGGGATTGAGTGCTGGTATACTTCTATTGCAAATAACTTTTCATAATTTGAGAACACCAACATGTTGAAACTAATTTCTGAGACTtgcatgaaaaagaatttgGCATAcaactttgttatttttatgtaacTTAGGTGATGTCAGTCAGAAGACGACGTGGCACAGGATCTCTGTCTTTAGACCAGGCCTCAGGGATGTTACGTATCAATATGTGAGGAAGGGGTAAGTGAATAATTAAGATCATGGAGGATTTAATGCCTTATTAATCCATTGATGTAATAATTATGGTGATCAGGAGCTATACTGAGAAGTGCCATAAAATAAGCTAGCAGACCTCCTACAGGCAACTGATGCAAAAGCGTGTGTGTTCAGAATCAtagagagaggagaaaagagcagTACAGTTCTCTGACCAGAACCAAATTCTTGATTTTTTCAGTGCTCGACTCTATGTTGAAGGGAAGATAGACTATGGTGAATATACAGATAAAAACAATGTGAGGCGGCAGGCCACAACAATTATAGCAGGTAAGGAACAACATACCGAGGCCTATCTTGCCCTTTTGGGTtggaggggaggtggaggaCCTTTGAAATAGAGCTTGGTTTGTCATCATCCTCAGTATCTGCACTTGGGGATTTTGGGAGAATGGTAGGCTGTACCAGTAGATGTCCTCTGGCGCTGCTtgtgaagacagaaaatgagagCATGTAGTtgcaagctgctgcttcatttgCTCACACAAACCAGTTTGTGTAGGAGATAGATACTGTGTGTTTTAAGAGCACCAGTACATAGTTCTGCAGGTCAGGCAGATCCCTTTTCTAAGGAGGGTTTGTTTAGTAGCTTTGTATTGGTTtggcagggatttttttcttcatttttaagacCAGATGCTTCATAACTTTAAGGACCTCTGTTTGTAAAAGATGTTCTATGTGGGGATAACTTGATGAAGAATTTACCTCGGTCTGGTAGCCAGTACTGGTAAGAAGAGCACAGAATGGACAGGGAGTAGACTTGCCGTTGGGTAGACACAATGAAGAAGAGAACTGGGAAACTCAACTTTTTCCTTGAGCCTTTAAATAGCATGAACATCCTACAGCTTTACCGTGGGTAGAGCCACTATCTTGTGGCTTTTGAGGGAGGGCGAAAATAATTGGGTAGTAAACATTTCTGTTACACAAGTGTATCTAAAAAAACTGGAccagaggagaagggaaaaaaacgAGCCACAGTTCTGGATGCTTCTGCTGTGCAGCCTCTTCGAAACAATGGTAAAACTTTCACATGAACAGTTCAGCTAGCAGTGCTGTAGGTTGCTGTTTATAAATAGCTGGAGGGGAGAAGCAAAACTCTTGTTGTTTTACTAGTATTTATCCTAATGGTTTCTTTGTGTTCAATATCCCCAGTCTCAAGATGCTTCAGAAATTACTGAGGCTTGATGGAATGTGAGCTTCCTGTAGGCTGATGACATGGTAGTCCATactgaaaatgacaaaataaaaaggaaatacgCTGTAATGGATAGAGATCATAGTCAAAGAATTAaaccattatttaaaaatgtttctgatatCTTTGACTGTTCAGCAGCTTTTCATCAAGTTCATTGGTTTCACAATATATGTCATTGCCTTGAATTGTCAGCTTTTGAGGGAGACAGCAAGAACCCTGTATTGGACACTTTTATTTTATGAACTGTTCTGAAATACATGTCTTTGCAGCGTATTTTAACACAAAGAGATTTTGTTTGTGGCTGTGCAGGCTTGCAACAGGGCAAAACCATCCTGaagattaaattttctttatttcttttcagataatgtaatttttctgaGTGATGGtggtacaaaagaaaaagtgtgagGTCGTAAGTGCTTGGACCCAGGccatttaattccttttgtttAACAGTGCTTCATAATTCTGTAATCACGTATATTGCtgtagtttctttaaaaaagaaataaaatgtttgataCCTGTAGGGTCtctgtatgtgttttgttttcctgtgtgttttctctctgttcatcatcatttggatttctttcttactttctcaAGAGAAAAGGTAAACCGGGCAGCTACATTAATTCTTCAGCTGGTTTGCATCTTCAGCTGTTTTCAAACCTTAAGTCCTTGGCTGCCTTAACAATCTCTCTTTTGTTGTGCAGGGCCTGACAGCCTAATCGCCTCTGTTAAAATCCCTCCTCTGTTCTATAGGTGCCATtccccattttttcccctaacttAAGTGCATTAGACACAAAGTTTAGAGCAGAGCCATTGGCCTCAACTGGTGCTCGGCTTGAAGTTCCTCCTTGTCACAAACCCTGAGAAGGCCGCTTGTACATTTGCATCTGCCCCTCCCCCGACCATAGCATTTGATCAAATTGGGTGTTGGCTTTCACCAAACCCTGTTTTGATCTTGTGCTTAGGTCTTCATTATTAGGGCATTTCCCATGGGACGACTGTGATGGCATCAGCATTCTCGTGGCAGTACCTCGTTAGGTGCTGTGCTGTCGTTTGCCATcaggaggggctggaggaaTGACTGCCTTGGCCGCTCCTTCTGAGAGCCCTGCGATGGGGTGGGGAAAATACTCCCGGTCCAGGATTCTCAGGCAGTGTGGGAGTGgcatttattctgctttaacTTTTATTGTCAGAAAGATTGAGAATTTTTAGTATTGTTAGTAAAAAAATAGCACGACTAAAGGGTGTTGGGAAAGTGGTGAGATTCCCACTGTAATACAGTGTGATGTGAACAGGGAAAGTAAAATGTTAGAGGCAACAATTTCCTGCCTTCAGAGCTGGTGGGATTTTGTATCTCCTCTCTCTGAGCCCAGTGTGGAGCATGCTTCTTTATagttttttgcagctttttcccCTACAGAATGGTGATCTTGTCTGTGCTTCTTTCTGTGAGCATTGTCAGTGCTGCCAAAAGCTTCAGTTCTTTTAGTTCAGTATTTACTTGTGGTTGAAGTTAATGCTTTAGCTAGTATCCTAGCCCCTGTCACTGCCATACTGCGGTGTTAGATGTACTGGCAATGCTTAGTTACTTAAATGGGTTGTTGTCCACAGGAGATTGTGGTACCTTTTTAAATAGGAAGTTCTGTCTTTAACTCCCTTAACTACTGCTTGTTCAGTCTGAGCCTGTTGTAGCGCTGGGAGCAGCTGTGATGGTGCACCTCTATAGTAGTGATCCAAATACAGTTTATGTTTGGTCCACACAAATTTCTCCTGTTAGCTGAAAGCTGGGGTTTGTCTTAAGCTTTCTTCATATCTAGGAGGCCTTGAGTGACTGTGCTAAGCCTCTGTTCGTTCAGCGGTTACCCCCCTTTTTGCACTCTGCTCTGGTGGTGGAGCTCAACTCAGCTTATGACAGTGCCTGCTTTGGACCTTGGGAACTGGCTTTCTACTCTGAACTCGGAGTAGAAATGGCAGCGATGATCCCCTTCACTGCTGCACTAGGAGTGGCCAGAACTGATAGAAGTCCTCTCAGCAACCACTGAATGGCTTATGCTAATCATTGCCCCTGGCTCAGGATGGGGACAGAGCTGAGCTAGCACTACGCATAGGATTAGGTGCCAACAAAGAATATTTGCTCAAGAGCTTCAACTTGCCTTGCTTTTCTGGTTCTTCTATTTAAAGTTGCTAGTACACTTTTTAAAGATTGACCTGCTACACAGACAACACATGCCTACTTTGAGAACACATTGTTTGAAGAGCGGTGCAGTATCTTGCATATTCATCCCAATTTTGCATTAGGGTGGATTTTCACAGATGATTCTGCATTAGCAATAGACATAGTTACAGCAAATATAACCAGTGGCAAAGGTACATTGTGTGTTCACCTCACGTCTGCTTTGCTGCTATAGCGTAAAGTTAATCTGTAACGAAGTAATTTTGGTGATGAGAAAACCAGGTGTGAAATCAGAATTCCTATAGGATGTGGATTGGAGTTTTTTTATGGCTGGGTACTTGGGTCTGTGAGGAAATGTCGAAGAATGGAAGTGGTATCTACTGAGTTAAGCACAGTGATACCTTGTTTATAACTAGGCAAAGAGTACTTTTCCACGCTGTCCCTTGGTAAATGGTATTCAGCTTTTGGTTGTCTGTGTTAACCTCTTGTGTAAACTGCCTTAGGCAAAGCCTGGTTGCTTACATCAACCGTTCAGAAGTGTTTGACCTTaacaaggaatttattttatgtatttatggAGATAGGTTGGAGGAGATAAAAAATTgacatgatttctttttaaaacgACAGAGCATTTTAACCAAGCATTTGGAGCATTTCTTGACAGCCCTGAGACAGAGATGTTCTGGTCTGCAATGCAGCTCAATGCCTCTCAGTTATTTCTGTCAGTTTGGTGTAAGGTGTAGGAAACGCTCTTCTGTGCTTGTTTCTGTGGCTGTAGTGCGCAGGTTTGATGAAGACACCATGGGCATTGTGCCTGTGTCACAcagcaaagaacattttcaacTTCAAGTGAAGTGTGACTGGAGGGCTGTTGCAGTGAAGTGGAACGTGATTTCTTTGGCTGAAGCCTCTTGCTTCTGTTTCATGACTCAGTTTCTGCAGACGGAGTAGCACGATGAAATAAGAATGACTGAGGGCTTGGACTGGTACAGAATTACTAGAGAATTTTACCAGCAAGTAGCTGGTTTGGGTTCTAATCTAACCAAAAGACTTGCACCCTGGTGACTGCACGGTGCCCTGCATGAAGTGGGTAGGTGTTTGCACCCCGTCCCAGCTCCACTGTGAAGACCAGCAGTGCCTATGGAAGCCTGGTAGGAGCCCATGCAGAGAGGCCATGAATTGCAAAGGCAAGAAAGCTGAATTACTGCTTTGAGAAGTCCCTGGGTACAACAGCTAGCAATATTCTGGTAAAGGGAACTTGTGTTTCTGTCAAAGTACCAATTATGTGGTTTTGGTAGTAGGCTGTCTCCAGTACTAGCAATCCCACTTCTTCCATGAGTATTCATGTTAGAAAAGGAATATAATGCCATGACTGTGGGAAGAAAACATCACTATGCTCAAGCACGCGGTCtatttttaactctgaaatTTCTGTGGTGGAAGACTTTTTGCCAAGTAGTTGAGCGTGTCTGTACATACAAACTAAGACTTGGTGGCTGTTTTATCTTGGTGATGGTGAGCTCCTCCACACCATAGTGTGATTTAGTTCTCATTAATGCAAGAAATTTGCTTTATTAGTGCATTACCAGGTCCTGGGTAGTGCAAGTAATGTGTTTGCACATGACACGCTTTCGCAGGGCTTCTGCAGAGACATCCTCTTGTGGGTAATGTATGTTAGTATGTGtgagatttctttcttctgcttgttgCTTTATGtcccagataaaaaaaaaaaaaaaatcagctcatTTGCCATTTCAGAATAATCACCAGCAACTACTGGGATTAGAAGTTGATTGCTTGGTCATTCTTTGTGTTCTtagtgctgcagtttgtgccctgTACTCTTCAAGGGGTGCTAAGTTTGTTGAAGAAACCTTCTCTAACTGTGGCCATTGTTTTTGGCTTTCAGGTGGtaggatttttaaatttgtagCTGGTTGAAAACCTAGCAATTGTTATCCTGTAGGCTTTGTAgctatttgttcttttcttgctgGTTGACTTTTGTCACAAGTCAGAAAAAATGtcatctgtaaatatttaatgagcCTTTGTGCAACTGACCCATTCAAGAACTGAGTAAGGATGCAGACACAGGAGTTGCAGCTTCTGTAACCAAGATTTGCAAGGAAAAGTGAGCACCTTTCCTTTGCTAGGCTCTCTGTGACTTACTAGGCTTGTAGTATTGCtagtgtttttctttgatatttaaAGTAAGTGGTGTTTGTTTGGAGCTCTGCCTTAACAACCTCCTCTTTCTTAGCTAGTTTGGTTTCCTGTGTGGGTTTTctatgttttttctgtgtgggCTTTCTACTCCTTTGCAGAAAGGTGACAATGCTTAGTAAAAGAAAGATGAGTTCCCCTCTCTTCTCAGCCCTATCTCCGCAGACAATAAATTTCCACCTTTTTATCTTCTTGTAGATTGTTGGTCAATTTTTGCACTGTCCCTGGGTTCTGGAGAGTGAGGCCAAACCCAGTTCAGTCTGTGGTGAGGAAATGGTCTTACACAAAGGCGAAAAGAAAATGCTCTCAGAATTAGATGAGctggaatttaaaaatactactaaAGCTGCTCTAAGAGGAAAGTtatgaaacatggaaaaaaagacGATTTTCAGCATGCTAGTAACTGTTgaaattacaaatttaaatCCTCCAAGCAATATAGAAAAGGTTAGAAGTATAGTTGTATGTGTGTAATgttcttgctggttttgtggtCCTTTCCACAGTGCCTGATTTCTGGTATAGTGTCCATTTGTGAGTTATCTCATGTGTTGTATGTTGTATTCAGGACACTGAATAATTAATATTCTCTGGAAAGGATTAGTTTAATCCACTTTCATCTCTTCCTTCTTGGTGCCCTGTAGGTTCTGCCCGTTTTTAGCAGAAACTTGCTAATGCAGATTGCCCAGCAAGAACTGGTGCTGCAGCAAATGCTGTTAGTTGGTACCACACAGTGCAAATTGgtcttatttctttataaactCTCAGGTAATTGTTTTAGGAATGTTGAAACTCAAAAATAATATGTAGCCTTGAACACTAATTTTAACAATATGGTAGGAACTGGCCAGTTACTCATTACCAGTTACCAGTGTCTAGTCACTAGTTATCAATATTGGTAACTAGTTTTATATTGGTGAATAGCCCCCAGAAATGGATAGTCTctgtgtattaaaatatttcagtggtcTAAGAAATCTTCCAAGATGCTTGTGAATACTCAGCAGCACTGTGTACCACTGTTATAAGAAAGCCCCTGGTGAAGCACAGAGCAGACAGGGACACAAGGTTACATGATGAAGTAGCGCGCTGTTTACCCAAAGTGCCTGATTTACCCCTGAGTGCTTTAACCAAGGGGGAAGGATAGAAGTAAGCACTGTGTAACTTGTTTCCTAAATAAGTATTTCTTCCTGAGAAATGTGTTAGGATGAGAAAGTTCAGCCCAGTACTCTTGGTCAAATATCAGTCCTTAGGAGACACTCATCCTCAGCATGTTCAGCAAATGAAGCTGCAGTCACCCAGTCAGCACCTTCTTTTAaggtggtttttattttgttggctTACAAGGCAAATATAGAATCGTATAATcgtttatgttggaaaagatcttAAAGATTgttgagtccaaccgttaaaactaacactgccaagtccaccactaaactaaCTATATCCTTAAGCACCATGTCTACactaaatacctccagggatggtgactcagccacctccctgggcagcctgttccagtgcttgacaaccctttctgtgaagaaagttttcctaatatccaatctaagcctcccctggtgcaacttgaggccatttcctcttgtcctgtcacattacttgggagaagagactgacacatACCAGCAAATCATTAATTCAATGCCCTAGCCTGAAGAAATTCTCTAGTCACAGCAGTAATTTTAGAAGGATCTAATGTCAGCCAAC from Falco rusticolus isolate bFalRus1 chromosome 5, bFalRus1.pri, whole genome shotgun sequence includes the following:
- the SSBP1 gene encoding single-stranded DNA-binding protein, mitochondrial isoform X1, with amino-acid sequence MLRRPAWQVLRQFVRHESDSVGSLVLERSMNRVQLLGRVGQDPIMRQVEGKNPVTIFSLATNEIWRTSESEVTQGGDVSQKTTWHRISVFRPGLRDVTYQYVRKGARLYVEGKIDYGEYTDKNNVRRQATTIIAVSRCFRNY
- the SSBP1 gene encoding single-stranded DNA-binding protein, mitochondrial isoform X2, whose product is MLRRPAWQVLRQFVRHESDSVGSLVLERSMNRVQLLGRVGQDPIMRQVEGKNPVTIFSLATNEIWRTSESEVTQGGDVSQKTTWHRISVFRPGLRDVTYQYVRKGARLYVEGKIDYGEYTDKNNVRRQATTIIADNVIFLSDGGTKEKV